The Sphingomonas sp. HF-S4 sequence AACAGGCTCTGCCCCTTGATCGCGAGGCCCGGCTCGACGAGCAGCGGATAGGCGATCAGCCCACCGAAACTGCCGATGTTCGACGCCGCGTAGAGCGCATAGGGATCGCGCCCGCCGCTCGCGACGCTGTACCAGCGCTGGAGCAGCGGTGCCTGCGCCGAGATCGCGAAGAACAGCGGACCGATCGACGCGCCGAACAGCCACGGCACCCACAAAGCCGGCTCGGCATCGGCAGGCAGGTTCATCGCGGTCAGTCCGATCGGCAGCCACAACGCCGCCACCGCGAGCACGGCGAGGTGGATCCCCGCCTGCATCCGCACCGGCACCCGCCCGAGCCAATGCGCGTAGGCATAGCCGCCGAGCAGCAGCGCCTGGTAGACCAGCATCGCGCTGTTCCACACCGCCGGCGCGCCGCCGAGCTTGGGCAGCGCCATTCGCGCAACCATCGGCTGGACGAGGAACAGCAGGAACGATCCGCCGAGGATCGCGACGACGAACAACCAGTGGAACCGCGTTCGCTCCACGCTCGCGCGTTCGACACCGTCGTTCATTCCAATTCCTTCCACGACGATCCTGATACCCGTACGGTTTAGACGGGCTTAACCGCGCCGCGCGCGATGCGATAGGTGACGTGGCGACGCAGCCGTTCGACCGCCTTGGGATGATCGAAATCGTCCTGCGGCGCGCGGACCATGCCCAGCCGCTCCATCAGTCCCCAACTGCGGTCGTTGTCGACGCTGGTGATCGCGGCGATGCGCGGCACGTCGAGGTTCGCCCAGCCCCAGTCGAGGCTTGCCTGCGCCGCCTCGCGGGCATAGCCCCGCCCCCAATGGTCGTATGCGAGCCGCCAGCCGATCTCGATCTCGCCTTCGATCGGCGTCTCCTCGGCACCCGGCTTGAGCCCGCAAAACCCCAGGAACGCGCCGTCGCTGCGCCGCTCGACTGCCCAGAAGGTGTAGCCCATGTCGTCGAGAATGCGCTGCACCCGATCGATCAGCGCATCGCTCTCGTCGCGCCACAGCAGCGGCCCGAGCGTCGCCATCACGCGCTCGTCCTGGCTCATCGCATGAAACGGTTCGCGATCGGAGTCGCGCCAGCCGCG is a genomic window containing:
- a CDS encoding GNAT family N-acetyltransferase, whose product is MIETPRLILRGWRDSDREPFHAMSQDERVMATLGPLLWRDESDALIDRVQRILDDMGYTFWAVERRSDGAFLGFCGLKPGAEETPIEGEIEIGWRLAYDHWGRGYAREAAQASLDWGWANLDVPRIAAITSVDNDRSWGLMERLGMVRAPQDDFDHPKAVERLRRHVTYRIARGAVKPV